The Meiothermus sp. QL-1 DNA window CACGGGCTACCCTGAATGCTGTGGCGCATGGCAACAATCGTTTTGTTGCGGTCGGGGATAACGGTACGATTTTCGTATCTCAGGATGGGCGGCAGTGGTCCTTGGTTTCCTTGAGTGGTGCCCAGCGGCTAGTAAAGGTGAGCTTCGGAAATCAGAGATTTTTGGCGCTCAGCTCAGAAGGAAGGCTCTTTACATCCAGGGATGGCTCTAACTGGAGGCAAGAGGGCAGTGAAGAGGTGGCGGAAGTAGAGTCTATAACTTTTGCCCGCGAGCGCTTTTGGGCGGTAGGCCGGGACACCTTTATCGCGACTTCTGTAAACGGTGAAGTTTGGTCTGTGGTTTCTTGGATACCGAGGGATGTTTCTTTGAGCGGTGTGGGCACATATGGGAATGGGGTTTTAGCGGTGGGTAGACAAACCAGCTCCGGCAACGCGCTGGTCATGGCCTCGATGGATGGTTTTTCCTGGCGCAGGGTTTTCGTGGGGGAACGCGGCGCGCTTCGTGCTTTACAGGCCGAGGGAAACCGAGTCATAGCGGTAGGCGATGATGGACTCATTCTGCTCTCTGTCGATGGTAGGACATGGAGGAAGGTGTCCTCGGGTACCACTCAGAGGCTTAATGCTGTCGCCTATGGGAGCGGCTTGTTTGTGGCGGTAGGAAATAAAGGCCTTGTACTCACCTCACCGAATGGCGACATCTGGACACCTTCCTCCTCGGGCGTGACTCAGGACCTCCATGGCGTTGCTTACGGGGCCGGGCGTTTTGTTGCAGTTGGTGTGGGGGGCGTAGTGCTCAGCTCTACCGATGGGTTGGTTTGGAAACAGCTTTCTTCTTTGCCCTCAGGAGTGGGAAATTTCTACGGGGTGGCTTTCGGGGAAAACCGCTTTATAGCAGTGGGCCAGCGGGGGACCATTTTTACCTCAACAGATGGGGAAAACTGGTCGAGGCTTCGCCTTTCGGGGGTTTTCAGGGATCTGAGCCGAATTATCTACGGTGGTTATCGTTTTTTAGTCGCGGGGGAAGATGGTACGACACTTAACTTCGTGCCTGGGGCGACGTGGGAGCTTGTTTTGGGCATGCCCATTAGGAGGATAGTGGGGATGGCTTATGCTCCAGGCAGGTTCATTTTCGTTGGAGACAAGGAGGTAGCAGTTGCTTCGCCTTAGGGGGTGAGGTATGCGGAGATTCTTCTTGCTGGTCTTGTTTTTGATTTTCCCGCTTCCTGTGGTTTTCGCGGCAGAGGTTAGAAAGGCAGAGCCAGGGCAAGATTTGGCCCAACCCTACATCCCTTTGTGGGAACAGCAGATGAGGGAACAGCAGAATTGGCAAAGACTTGAGGAACAGAGGAGGCGTGAATGGGATTTTGAGCAGAAAAGACGGATAGAGGAAAATCTTTCTAGGGAAGAATGGCAAAGATGGTATAACGATTACCGAAATAATAATAATAGCGAGCAATGGCCAATATGGAATAACAACAGTGAGGGAAGGCAAAGTGGGCGGAGCCAGCAAAACGAGCAAAGGGTTAACCCCGCTGCTGCCTACGTCAGCAGCGGCAATGCCCATGTAAGGCAAGGCAACTACGATGCGGCGATACGGGACTACAACCGGGCGATAGAGCTGGATGGGCGGTACAAGGAGGCCTACTACAACCGCGGTATTGCTTACGCGGGAAAGGGTGACTACGATGCGGCGATACGGGACTACAACCGGGCGATAGAGCTGGATGGGCGGTACAAGGAGGCCTACTACAACCGCGGTATTGCTTACGCGAGAAAGGGCAACTACGATGCGGCGATACGGGACTACAACCGGGCGATAGAGCTGGATGGGCGGTACAAGGAGGCCTACTACAACCGCGGTATTGCTTACGCGAGAAAGGGCAACTACGATGCGGCGATACGTGATTACAGCCGCGCTATAGAAGTAGACCCAGCTTATGCGGAGGCTTACTTGCAGCGTGGGCGTGAATTCTACAACCGCGGAGATTTACAGCGGGCAGCGGAGGATCTGCGCCGCTTTTTGTCGCTGGCACCCCACCACCCTGAATTCGCCGAGGCGCAGCGGCTCCTGCAGCGGATTGCGGTGCGCTGAGCTTGGAGGCAAAGAGCACCACGCTTGCTTTAGAAGCCCGGGCAGTGCCGCGGGTTTGGGGAGGGCGTACCTTGGCCCAAAGGCTGGGCCTAGATTGCGCGGAGCCGGTGGGCGAGGTCTGGTTAGCCTACGATGAAAACCTCATACGCACGGGGCCGCTGGCAGGGATACCCCTTGCCGAAGCTTTGAAGATGCTTGGGCCTAGGTTCATAGGCCGGGTTCCCTACGAAAAGTACGGCCTCGAGCTGCCCCTTTTGGTGAAGTTCCTGGATGCGGCCGAGTGGCTTTCAGTGCAGGTGCACCCCGACGATGCCTACGCCCATACCAACGAGGCTGGAAGCGGATTCCACGGCAAGACCGAGGCCTGGTATGTGCTGGCTGGGGAGGGGGAGGTGGTCTATGGTTTGCGGGAGCCGCTGGAACAAGACACGTTGCGCCGTGCAGCCGAGGACGGTTCCATTTGGGACCTTTTGAGACGCGAACGGGTGGGGCCCGGCCAGGTGGTGGGGGTGCCCGCGGGCACCATCCACGCCATAGGGCCCGGGCTTTTGCTCTACGAGGTGCAGCAGCGCTCCGACCTTACCTACCGGCTCTATGACTACGGGCGGCCCCGCGAGCTGCACCTGGAGAAGGCCCTGGCCGTGGCCTGCCTGGAGCCCACCCCCCTTGTCCGGCCCACACCGCTGCCGGGCCATCAGAAGGAGGTGCTGCTGGCTGCGGAGGCCTTTGTGCTCGAGCGCCACTTTCTTCAGGGTCGCCGCAGTTTCAAAGCCCCCGAGACCAGCTTTCTTCTGCTCACCCTGGTGGAGGGCGGGGCGGCCTGGGCGGAGGGGCCTCTGGGTTGGGGCGATACCCTGCTGGTTGGGGCCGGTGAGCAGGTGGAGGTGGCGGGTGAGGGCATCTTCCTTGCGGCCTTCATGCCCTCCCCAGAGGTGCTAGCCGCCTGCCCTCCGGGCCTGCGGATGTGAGGCCTCGCGGGGTTTGCGGAAGCGGGGGAGGAGGAAGAGGGCCAACAGAACGAGCGGGAGGGAGATGAGCTGGGTGGCGGTGAAAAGCCCGATGCCAGCCTCCTCGTTCAGGTAGACCGGGAGCCAGAGCGGGTTGAGGCGGAAGGTTTCTTCGAAAACCGAGCGCAGCACGCTGTACCAGAGCACGAACTGCCAGAAGACATACCCATAGGCCTGCTTCTGCCGCAGCCAGTGGAAGGCAAGCAGGAGGAGCACCAGGCCGATGATGACCCCATAGAGCTGGGTGAAGTGCACTGGGCCCCGCACCAAAGCCTCCGGGGCGCAGCGGCCTATTTCGCTGATGTCATGGATGCCGGGGCAGACCCCGGGGAAGCCGCTGGCCCAGGTGGGCCAGGTGAAGCCGATGGGCCAGTTGGTGAGGCGGCCCACGGTGTCCGAGCCGTTCATGATGTTCCCTAGCCGCCCTGCCGCTACCCCCAGGGCAACGCCTGGAATGCTGGCGTCCAGGTAGGCCCAAACGGGGATTTTGTAGCGGTAGTGGTGGTAGATGAAGGGGATAAGCCCCCCCACGATAGCCCCATGAAAGGAGAGCCCCCCCTGCCAGATGTAGAGGGCGGCTATGGGGTTGGCGCTGAACTCATTCGGGCTGGTAACCACGTAGCCCACCCGGGCCCCCACCACCCCCCATACCACCGCCCAGAAGGCGATCTGCTCGAAGCGGTTGGGGTCCAGGCCCCAGCCCTGCAGCAGCCGCTTGGCGATCTCAAAGGCGGCGAAGATGGCCAGCACCAGGAAAAGCCCGTACCAGCGGATTTGCAGCGAGCCGATTTCAATCAGAACCGGATCCACACCCTTCCTCCAGTCTTTTTTTGAGCCGCTCGAGGGTGAACTTGCCCTCCAGCAGCACCTCTTCTCCCCGCAAAAGCACCGGTACCCGGAAGGTGTAGAGCTTTTGCAGCTCCGAATCGGTGTCCACGTCCAAAAGGCGGTAGGCTAGACCCAGGGCCTTGAGCAGCTCTTCGGCCTCCTGGCACAGATGGCACCCCTGGCGGCCTATGAGGAGAAGCTCCATCTGGAATCCAAGTATAGCCTCAGAAGATGGCCTGAATCACAAGTAGGCCCATGAGCAGGTGAATCAGAAACTTGCCCAGAAGCCCCCCCAGAAGCCCCAGCACGGCTCCCCAGGCCCCCCGCAGAGCAGCCTCGAGGGGACGCCCGGCCACCAACTCTCCTGCTAAAGCCCCTGCCCAGGGCAGCACGAAAAGGCCCCAAGGAGGAAGGACGAAGAGACCGGCCAGCCCTCCTAGGAAGGCGCCCCAAACCCCCTGCCGGCTGCCGCCGTAGCGGCGAGCGCCCAGGACCGCGGCGATGTTGTCCACCAGCGAGGAAAGCAGCGTGAGGACCCCCAGGACCCCCAAAAGCGGGAGCGAGAGCTCGCGGAAGCCGGTGAGGGCCTGGTGGAGGAGGGCTGCGCCCAGGATGATGAACCCGGCGGGCACCACAGGGATGAAGGTGGCCAAAAGGGCCCCCACCCAGACCCCCACGAACAGCCAGTCCAGCAGCCCTTCCACCGGCCCGAGTCTAGCACCCGCCCTCAGATGAGGGCCAGAGGGCGGAAGTCGGCCCCCAGGACCTCTTTGGGGCTCGCTGCAATCCAGTGCAGGGCCGTGGCGTAGACGTTGCGGAAGTCGGTCTGGTATTTGATGGCGTTGAGCTCGAGGTTCTCCAGGTCTGGCTCCTCCCCATAGAGCCCGCCTTTAACCCCGCCCCCCAGCACCAGCATCAGCCCTCCCTCGCCGTGGTCGGTGCCCAAGGAGGCGTTCTCGGCCACCTGGCGCCCGAACTCGCTGAAGACCATAATCAATACGTCCTTATAGCGGCCTATGGCCTTCAAGTCGGCTTGAAAGGCGGCCAACCCCTGGGCCAGATGGCCCAGAAGCTCGGCGTGGCGGGGCGGCTGGGCGGCATGGGTGTCCCAACCACCCAAGGTGGTGTAGTAGACGCTGCTGCCTAGTCCCCCAGCGATCATACGGGCGATATCGGCCAGGCCTTTTCCAAAAGCGTTCTCGGGGTACTGGGCCTGGTTTTTGACGCTTCTGAGCTGCCCGACCCGTTCCAGGGCAAGGCGCAGCGCGCGCATGGCCTGGCGCACCTCCTCGGCAGTGCCCTGGCGTATTCGGCGGGACTCCTCCTCGAAGGCGGCTTCCAGGGCTTTGGGCAGACGGATGCTGAAGGCATCGATGCTGCTTACTGCAGGGGCCGTGCGTTTCTGCCCCACTTGAGCCAGAGGAGTAGCCCCGCCCAAGAAGGTCTCGCAGAAGGGGTCTTCCTGTAGGTCCCCCCAGCGACCCAGCCAACCGGTCTCGCTCTTGCGGCTGGGGTCGGCGGTGTGCCAGATGGCGGTGGAGATGAAGTGGCTGCGATTGGGGTTTGGATAGCCTACTTGGGGGATAAGGGCCAGCGTGCCTGCCTCCCACAGGGGGAGCAAAGGGCGGAGGGCGGGGTGCAAGCCCAGCTTCTTGCCCCCCATTCCCAGGTCTAGGACCTCCCGCCGCGGTATGGCGATCTGGGGGCGCAGGCGGTAGTAGAGCTCGTTTCGGTAGGGTACAAGGGTGTTGAGCTGGTCGTTGCCACCGAACAGGTTGACCACTACCAGGATTTTGTCGGGCGATTGGGCAGCCAGAGCGGTTTTGGAGAGCAGGGAGGGGGCTCCCTGACCCAGGGCCAGGGTGAGCAGGGTTTTCTGGATGAAGGCGCGTCGGTTCATGAGGACCTCACAGGAGCTGGGCCTCGGGCTTGACCAGGGCAAGGGGGGTGTGGCCCCCGTCCATGAAAACCGAGAGATCGAGGCGGCTTTCCCGCCCCACGAAGGCCGCCAGCAGGTTGAGCCGGGCCAGGAAGGGCGACTCGGCCAGCCAGCCCAGTCCCCCCTCCCAGCCGGCCACGCTAGGGGGATCGAAGGGAATCTGCCCCATGGCCGCCAGGGCCTGGTACGCCTGCCGGCCCCCCGGAGTTTCTAGGTCGACCTGGCTGATTCCGGCTGCATACCAAAGCCCCACTAGGTACTCTATGGGGCTTTTGATCAGGCTGTTGCGGTGGGTGGGGCGGTAAAAGGCCTCGTGGGTAAAAAGCCAGTGTAAGAACCCCCGGGTCCCCTCGGTCTTCAGCACCTTAGCCCCCTCCTCCACCAGGCCCTCGGGGGGGTCGGGCGAGAGGTAGAAGCGAAGCAGCTTGCGACCCAAAAAGCGGTAGGTCTGGGGGTGGGCGGCCAGGATTTCCAGCACCTCCTCGCCCCTATGCACCCTCTTTCCCAAAAAATTTTTTGGGCCGCTATCGTGCCATGCTGGGCGGAAGACGAACTCGAAGGGCACGTTGGCGCTGGCCTCACGCGGTCGCAGGCCGCCCCGGAGCCGCACCGTCCAGCCGGTGAAGGCCCGGGCTGCTTCCAGGATGTCCTCCTCGCTGTAGTGACCAGGCCCCAGGGTGTAAAGCTCCAGCAGCTCGCGGGCCCAGTTTTGGTTGGGGTGCTCCTTGCGGCTTTCGGCGTTGTTGAGGTAGAGGAGCATCACCGGGTCTTGGGCGATAGCGGCGAGAAGCTCACCGTAGGGCCCGTAGCCCAAGCGGCGGAAGGTGGCGAACTGGTTCCAGAAGTCGATGCCCTGGGCCCCCATGGTCTCGCGGAACTCCGAGGTCAGGTGCCCATGCCAAAAAAGCACCAGCCGCTCGGCGGCTGGGGTAGGGGTAGTGAGCCAGTGCTGGAGCCAGAGCTGGGTGATCTCGCGGTGCTGCTGGGCCCGCTGGTTGCGGCTGGCAGCGGTCTGGTAGAGGGGGGCGGGGGCCGGGTCCTGCAGGAGGTGTTCTACAGCCGCCTCGAGGCCCATCTCCACCAGCTGCTCTGCTTCCGCCCTGCGCCCCCGGGCCGCGG harbors:
- a CDS encoding DUF456 domain-containing protein, which gives rise to MEGLLDWLFVGVWVGALLATFIPVVPAGFIILGAALLHQALTGFRELSLPLLGVLGVLTLLSSLVDNIAAVLGARRYGGSRQGVWGAFLGGLAGLFVLPPWGLFVLPWAGALAGELVAGRPLEAALRGAWGAVLGLLGGLLGKFLIHLLMGLLVIQAIF
- a CDS encoding glutaredoxin family protein — protein: MELLLIGRQGCHLCQEAEELLKALGLAYRLLDVDTDSELQKLYTFRVPVLLRGEEVLLEGKFTLERLKKRLEEGCGSGSD
- a CDS encoding YCF48-related protein; this encodes MRKAVPASLAGFLLVLLGACAPQQQFSLQQQSARGGTPGEPAAQQAVSVRWKWSTVDLSVSARLTSMGYGNNRFVAVGYRGSILYSIDGQSWTATTSGVSADLSALAYGAGRFVVVGDGGRILVSTDGVRWEGASSETTLRLRDVAFADGVFVAVGNQGVTLISADGRTWRRLSYTNADLYGVARGGGLFVAVGQDGEIYVSSRGEVWEKVASPARATLNAVAHGNNRFVAVGDNGTIFVSQDGRQWSLVSLSGAQRLVKVSFGNQRFLALSSEGRLFTSRDGSNWRQEGSEEVAEVESITFARERFWAVGRDTFIATSVNGEVWSVVSWIPRDVSLSGVGTYGNGVLAVGRQTSSGNALVMASMDGFSWRRVFVGERGALRALQAEGNRVIAVGDDGLILLSVDGRTWRKVSSGTTQRLNAVAYGSGLFVAVGNKGLVLTSPNGDIWTPSSSGVTQDLHGVAYGAGRFVAVGVGGVVLSSTDGLVWKQLSSLPSGVGNFYGVAFGENRFIAVGQRGTIFTSTDGENWSRLRLSGVFRDLSRIIYGGYRFLVAGEDGTTLNFVPGATWELVLGMPIRRIVGMAYAPGRFIFVGDKEVAVASP
- the lgt gene encoding prolipoprotein diacylglyceryl transferase — protein: MIEIGSLQIRWYGLFLVLAIFAAFEIAKRLLQGWGLDPNRFEQIAFWAVVWGVVGARVGYVVTSPNEFSANPIAALYIWQGGLSFHGAIVGGLIPFIYHHYRYKIPVWAYLDASIPGVALGVAAGRLGNIMNGSDTVGRLTNWPIGFTWPTWASGFPGVCPGIHDISEIGRCAPEALVRGPVHFTQLYGVIIGLVLLLLAFHWLRQKQAYGYVFWQFVLWYSVLRSVFEETFRLNPLWLPVYLNEEAGIGLFTATQLISLPLVLLALFLLPRFRKPREASHPQARRAGG
- a CDS encoding type I phosphomannose isomerase catalytic subunit, producing the protein MPRVWGGRTLAQRLGLDCAEPVGEVWLAYDENLIRTGPLAGIPLAEALKMLGPRFIGRVPYEKYGLELPLLVKFLDAAEWLSVQVHPDDAYAHTNEAGSGFHGKTEAWYVLAGEGEVVYGLREPLEQDTLRRAAEDGSIWDLLRRERVGPGQVVGVPAGTIHAIGPGLLLYEVQQRSDLTYRLYDYGRPRELHLEKALAVACLEPTPLVRPTPLPGHQKEVLLAAEAFVLERHFLQGRRSFKAPETSFLLLTLVEGGAAWAEGPLGWGDTLLVGAGEQVEVAGEGIFLAAFMPSPEVLAACPPGLRM
- a CDS encoding tetratricopeptide repeat protein, with the protein product MRRFFLLVLFLIFPLPVVFAAEVRKAEPGQDLAQPYIPLWEQQMREQQNWQRLEEQRRREWDFEQKRRIEENLSREEWQRWYNDYRNNNNSEQWPIWNNNSEGRQSGRSQQNEQRVNPAAAYVSSGNAHVRQGNYDAAIRDYNRAIELDGRYKEAYYNRGIAYAGKGDYDAAIRDYNRAIELDGRYKEAYYNRGIAYARKGNYDAAIRDYNRAIELDGRYKEAYYNRGIAYARKGNYDAAIRDYSRAIEVDPAYAEAYLQRGREFYNRGDLQRAAEDLRRFLSLAPHHPEFAEAQRLLQRIAVR
- a CDS encoding DUF1800 family protein — protein: MATSFSYADAVHLLRRAAARGRRAEAEQLVEMGLEAAVEHLLQDPAPAPLYQTAASRNQRAQQHREITQLWLQHWLTTPTPAAERLVLFWHGHLTSEFRETMGAQGIDFWNQFATFRRLGYGPYGELLAAIAQDPVMLLYLNNAESRKEHPNQNWARELLELYTLGPGHYSEEDILEAARAFTGWTVRLRGGLRPREASANVPFEFVFRPAWHDSGPKNFLGKRVHRGEEVLEILAAHPQTYRFLGRKLLRFYLSPDPPEGLVEEGAKVLKTEGTRGFLHWLFTHEAFYRPTHRNSLIKSPIEYLVGLWYAAGISQVDLETPGGRQAYQALAAMGQIPFDPPSVAGWEGGLGWLAESPFLARLNLLAAFVGRESRLDLSVFMDGGHTPLALVKPEAQLL
- a CDS encoding DUF1501 domain-containing protein, yielding MNRRAFIQKTLLTLALGQGAPSLLSKTALAAQSPDKILVVVNLFGGNDQLNTLVPYRNELYYRLRPQIAIPRREVLDLGMGGKKLGLHPALRPLLPLWEAGTLALIPQVGYPNPNRSHFISTAIWHTADPSRKSETGWLGRWGDLQEDPFCETFLGGATPLAQVGQKRTAPAVSSIDAFSIRLPKALEAAFEEESRRIRQGTAEEVRQAMRALRLALERVGQLRSVKNQAQYPENAFGKGLADIARMIAGGLGSSVYYTTLGGWDTHAAQPPRHAELLGHLAQGLAAFQADLKAIGRYKDVLIMVFSEFGRQVAENASLGTDHGEGGLMLVLGGGVKGGLYGEEPDLENLELNAIKYQTDFRNVYATALHWIAASPKEVLGADFRPLALI